The following are encoded together in the Bradyrhizobium algeriense genome:
- the aspS gene encoding aspartate--tRNA ligase: MHRYRSHTCGALRESDIGQTVRLSGWCHRIRDHGGVLFIDLRDHYGLTQCVADPDSPAFKEVEKFRSEWVVRIDGKLRRRPDGTDNPELPTGMVEVYVSEIEVLGPAAELPLPVFGEQEYPEDIRLKYRFLDLRREKLHQNIMTRGAIVDSMRKRMKEQGFFEFQTPILTASSPEGARDFLVPSRIHPGKFYALPQAPQQYKQLLMMSGFDRYFQIAPCFRDEDPRADRLPGEFYQLDVEMSFVTQEDVFAAMEPVITGVFEDFAKGKPVTKGWRRIPFAESLRKYGTDKPDLRNPIEMQDVSEHFRGSGFKVFARMLEDPKNQVWAIPGTGGGSRAFCDRMNSWAQGEGQPGLGYIMWREGGEGAGPLANNIGAERTAAIRAQLGLKEGDAAFFVAGDPEKFWKFSGLARTKVAEELNLIDKDRFELAWIVDFPMYEYNEEDKKVDFSHNPFSMPQGGLDALQTQDPLTIKAFQYDITCNGYEIASGGIRNHRPEAMVKAFEIAGYGEKDVVERFGGMYRAFQYGAPPHGGMAAGVDRIVMLLCGTTNLREISLFPMNQQAVDLLMGAPSEVTTKQLRELHIRLNLPDKT; the protein is encoded by the coding sequence ATGCATCGCTACCGGTCACACACATGCGGCGCGCTCCGCGAGAGCGACATCGGCCAAACCGTCCGCCTTTCCGGCTGGTGCCATCGTATCCGCGACCATGGCGGCGTGCTGTTCATCGATCTGCGCGATCATTACGGGCTGACCCAATGCGTGGCCGACCCGGACTCGCCGGCGTTCAAGGAAGTGGAAAAGTTCCGCTCGGAATGGGTGGTGCGGATCGACGGCAAGCTTCGCCGCCGTCCCGACGGCACCGACAATCCGGAACTGCCGACCGGCATGGTCGAAGTCTATGTCAGCGAGATCGAGGTGCTCGGGCCTGCGGCCGAGCTGCCGCTGCCAGTGTTCGGCGAGCAGGAATATCCTGAAGACATCAGGCTTAAGTACCGCTTCCTCGACCTTCGTCGCGAGAAGCTGCACCAGAACATCATGACCCGCGGCGCCATCGTGGATTCGATGCGCAAGCGGATGAAGGAGCAGGGCTTCTTCGAGTTCCAGACCCCGATCCTGACGGCGTCCTCGCCGGAAGGCGCGCGGGATTTTCTGGTGCCGTCACGCATTCACCCCGGAAAATTCTACGCGCTGCCGCAGGCGCCGCAGCAGTACAAGCAGCTCTTGATGATGTCTGGTTTCGATCGCTACTTCCAGATCGCGCCATGCTTCCGCGACGAGGATCCCCGCGCCGACCGCCTGCCGGGCGAGTTTTATCAGCTCGACGTCGAGATGAGCTTTGTCACGCAAGAAGATGTTTTTGCGGCGATGGAGCCAGTCATCACAGGCGTGTTCGAGGATTTCGCCAAGGGCAAGCCCGTGACCAAGGGCTGGCGGCGGATTCCTTTTGCGGAGTCCTTGCGCAAATACGGCACCGACAAACCGGACCTGCGCAACCCGATCGAGATGCAGGACGTCTCCGAGCACTTCCGTGGCTCCGGCTTCAAAGTGTTTGCGCGGATGCTGGAAGACCCCAAGAACCAGGTCTGGGCGATCCCCGGCACGGGCGGCGGCTCTCGCGCGTTCTGCGACCGCATGAACTCGTGGGCGCAGGGCGAAGGCCAGCCCGGCCTCGGCTACATCATGTGGCGCGAGGGCGGCGAGGGCGCGGGTCCGCTCGCCAACAACATCGGCGCGGAACGGACGGCCGCGATCCGTGCGCAACTCGGTTTGAAGGAGGGCGATGCTGCCTTCTTCGTCGCCGGCGACCCGGAGAAATTCTGGAAGTTTTCAGGCCTCGCCCGCACCAAGGTGGCTGAGGAACTGAACCTGATCGACAAGGACCGGTTCGAACTCGCCTGGATCGTCGACTTCCCGATGTACGAGTACAACGAGGAAGACAAGAAGGTCGATTTCTCGCACAACCCGTTCTCGATGCCGCAGGGCGGCCTCGATGCGTTGCAGACGCAGGACCCGCTGACCATCAAGGCGTTCCAGTACGACATCACCTGCAACGGCTACGAGATCGCCTCCGGCGGCATCCGCAACCACCGCCCCGAGGCGATGGTGAAGGCGTTCGAGATCGCGGGCTATGGCGAGAAGGATGTCGTCGAGCGTTTTGGCGGCATGTACCGCGCGTTCCAGTATGGCGCGCCGCCGCATGGCGGCATGGCGGCCGGCGTCGACCGCATCGTGATGCTGCTATGCGGCACCACGAACCTGCGTGAAATCTCGCTGTTCCCGATGAACCAGCAGGCCGTGGACCTGCTGATGGGTGCGCCATCGGAAGTCACGACCAAGCAGCTCCGCGAGCTTCACATCCGGCTTAACCTGCCGGACAAGACCTAG